In a single window of the Paenibacillus sp. MMS20-IR301 genome:
- a CDS encoding GNAT family protein, with amino-acid sequence MFNYVIDEELKLKPLLPEHARHMFALVERSRHRLRQWLPWVDGVAEQDHLTGFIKNAVKQGSDNGGFTAGLWVREELAGVIGYHGIDWHNRSVGIGYWLGEGYEGHGYMTSACRVFVDYALLELELNRVEIRCATANSASRAIPERLGFIFEGVIREAEKLPAGYVNHAVYGLLRSEWKLLG; translated from the coding sequence ATGTTTAATTATGTCATTGATGAAGAGTTGAAGCTGAAGCCGCTTCTGCCGGAGCATGCCCGCCATATGTTCGCGCTGGTGGAGCGCTCGCGCCACCGGCTCAGGCAGTGGCTGCCTTGGGTAGACGGCGTTGCCGAGCAGGATCATCTCACCGGATTTATCAAAAATGCCGTGAAGCAGGGCAGTGACAACGGCGGTTTCACCGCCGGACTCTGGGTCCGCGAGGAGCTTGCCGGGGTCATCGGCTACCACGGGATCGATTGGCATAACCGCTCTGTCGGAATCGGCTACTGGCTGGGCGAAGGCTATGAAGGCCACGGCTATATGACCAGTGCCTGCCGGGTCTTCGTGGATTATGCGCTGCTGGAGCTTGAGCTGAACCGCGTTGAGATCCGCTGCGCCACAGCTAACAGTGCAAGCCGGGCGATTCCCGAGCGGCTGGGCTTCATCTTCGAAGGTGTAATCCGCGAGGCGGAGAAGCTGCCTGCAGGCTACGTTAATCACGCAGTGTACGGCCTGCTCCGCAGCGAATGGAAGCTGCTCGGCTGA
- a CDS encoding DUF2164 domain-containing protein, which yields MKPVKLPKEQRELITENIRAYFEAERGETIGHLAADNLLDFFLQELGPAIYNGALGDCRTLANQRMQALEEDIYALEWKKR from the coding sequence ATGAAACCCGTCAAATTGCCGAAAGAGCAGCGGGAGCTGATTACCGAGAATATCCGTGCTTACTTCGAAGCCGAACGCGGTGAGACCATCGGCCACCTGGCTGCAGATAATCTGCTGGATTTCTTCCTGCAGGAGCTTGGACCGGCTATATACAACGGAGCGCTAGGCGACTGCCGCACACTGGCTAACCAGCGTATGCAGGCTCTGGAGGAAGACATTTACGCACTGGAGTGGAAGAAGCGTTAG
- a CDS encoding MFS transporter → MQEIPGKQPSFTSLKWFNFFVYGTVVLFTSFFPLYLQIVGMNKLEIGSLMSVGALVSIIANPFWGIWSDRYQNIRRIVLVMLTGTLVLSQLVFQANTYEMVYISILFFYFFQGPLFAQSNTMILSYIDGTSLRFSSFRLWGSLGWALTAILAGPVIEWTNISVLSYLFAALLCAAMIALVTMPRLSHSIGIAPLPFRGMRQIFYNPFFLCFILFGILVSIPNTMNNTFVSLYITELGGSKTMIGLAVFLSSILEMGVLVLCDRFLKRRISVLLGSLALVSGLFFLRWWLMADATTPLQVALIQVLHCITFGGFFYVGTQLTMLLVPRPYRSSGQALYTLTWSGVSGILGGIFGGWMYQNLGVQVMYQSGAILALFGTLGFGFMWLFVSRGSYRPPADPEDPASTLEADEDRWNSRT, encoded by the coding sequence TTGCAGGAGATCCCCGGTAAACAGCCATCATTCACCTCTCTGAAATGGTTCAACTTCTTTGTCTATGGCACAGTTGTCCTGTTCACCAGCTTCTTTCCGTTATATCTTCAGATCGTCGGCATGAACAAGCTGGAGATCGGCAGCCTGATGTCAGTCGGTGCCCTGGTCTCAATCATTGCCAACCCCTTCTGGGGCATCTGGAGTGACCGCTACCAGAACATCCGGCGCATTGTACTGGTTATGCTGACAGGTACGCTGGTCTTGTCCCAGCTCGTGTTTCAGGCGAATACATATGAGATGGTATATATATCGATTCTGTTCTTCTATTTCTTTCAAGGGCCGCTCTTTGCCCAGAGCAACACCATGATTCTCAGTTATATTGACGGCACCTCCCTGCGGTTCAGCTCGTTCCGCCTCTGGGGATCCCTCGGGTGGGCGCTGACCGCCATCCTGGCCGGGCCTGTCATTGAATGGACGAACATATCCGTGCTGTCCTATCTCTTTGCGGCACTGCTCTGCGCGGCAATGATCGCCCTGGTTACCATGCCGAGGCTGAGCCATTCCATCGGCATTGCCCCGCTTCCGTTCAGAGGAATGCGGCAGATCTTCTACAACCCGTTCTTCCTGTGCTTTATTCTATTCGGCATTCTGGTGTCCATCCCGAATACGATGAATAACACCTTTGTGTCACTGTACATCACGGAGCTGGGCGGGAGCAAGACCATGATCGGACTCGCGGTCTTCCTCTCCTCCATTCTGGAGATGGGCGTGCTTGTCCTTTGCGACCGGTTCCTCAAGCGGCGCATCTCCGTGCTGCTTGGCTCGCTCGCCCTGGTCAGCGGCCTGTTCTTCCTCCGCTGGTGGCTGATGGCGGATGCAACCACCCCGCTTCAGGTTGCCCTGATTCAGGTGCTGCACTGCATTACGTTCGGCGGATTCTTCTATGTCGGGACCCAGTTGACTATGCTGCTGGTGCCGCGGCCGTACCGCTCCTCGGGACAAGCGCTCTACACGCTTACGTGGAGCGGGGTCTCCGGGATTCTCGGCGGCATATTCGGAGGCTGGATGTACCAGAATCTCGGAGTACAGGTCATGTACCAGTCCGGAGCCATTCTCGCTCTGTTCGGTACACTCGGCTTTGGCTTTATGTGGCTGTTCGTCAGCCGCGGCAGCTACCGGCCACCGGCTGATCCAGAAGATCCGGCGTCAACACTTGAAGCGGATGAGGACAGATGGAATTCCCGCACTTGA
- a CDS encoding HAMP domain-containing sensor histidine kinase: MSRLWTALKVIANFAGVLTVLFLSWNGSYFGSRLLVQHFGWSFPDYGYHMLIMAMQVVLFICIGGIIAFATRGQEHRFYMPILTAMQQISKGNFKIELENSKQYRQFGGIVEGINEMASELSRMETMRQDFISNVSHEIQSPLTSIRGFAAALQDNSLSPESRKHYLDIIEAESRRLSGLSDNLLKLSALEAESFPFERKPYRLDKQLREMILASEPQWLGKEIEVEAELAETTVVAVKDLLSQVWTNLLHNSIKFTPQGGVITVSLRMTEEWIEVEVKDSGIGIAEEDLKRIFERFYKVDKSRSVTSGAGSGLGLPLVKKIVELHEGSIQVTSRPGEGTATTVRLPPRVR; encoded by the coding sequence ATGAGCAGGCTCTGGACGGCACTTAAGGTAATTGCCAATTTTGCCGGCGTACTTACCGTACTCTTCCTCTCCTGGAACGGAAGCTATTTCGGATCACGGCTGCTGGTGCAGCACTTCGGCTGGTCGTTCCCGGATTACGGCTATCATATGCTTATTATGGCCATGCAGGTCGTGCTCTTTATTTGCATCGGAGGGATTATCGCCTTCGCAACCCGCGGCCAGGAGCACCGGTTCTATATGCCGATTCTGACGGCCATGCAGCAGATTTCCAAGGGGAATTTCAAAATCGAACTGGAGAACAGCAAGCAGTACCGGCAGTTCGGCGGTATTGTCGAGGGAATCAATGAGATGGCCAGCGAGCTGAGCCGGATGGAGACGATGCGCCAGGATTTCATCTCGAATGTATCGCATGAAATCCAGTCACCGCTGACCTCCATCCGCGGATTCGCTGCCGCACTTCAGGATAACAGCCTCAGCCCGGAGAGCCGCAAGCATTATCTGGATATTATTGAAGCGGAGAGCCGCCGCCTGTCCGGCCTGAGTGATAACCTGCTGAAGCTGTCGGCGCTGGAGGCGGAGAGCTTCCCGTTCGAGCGTAAGCCCTACCGGCTCGACAAGCAGCTGCGGGAGATGATTCTGGCTTCAGAGCCGCAGTGGCTCGGCAAGGAGATTGAGGTGGAGGCGGAGCTTGCAGAGACTACCGTAGTGGCTGTAAAAGATCTTCTAAGCCAGGTATGGACCAACCTGCTGCATAACAGCATCAAATTCACGCCGCAGGGCGGAGTGATTACGGTCTCACTGCGGATGACAGAAGAGTGGATTGAGGTGGAGGTTAAAGACAGCGGAATTGGTATTGCCGAAGAGGACCTGAAGCGGATCTTTGAGCGGTTCTATAAGGTGGACAAATCCAGAAGCGTTACCAGCGGCGCCGGCAGCGGCCTGGGCCTGCCGCTGGTGAAGAAGATTGTTGAACTCCACGAAGGAAGCATACAGGTAACAAGCCGTCCCGGTGAAGGGACGGCTACAACAGTCCGGCTGCCGCCCAGGGTCAGATGA
- a CDS encoding GNAT family N-acetyltransferase gives MQRINKDSVLHIRLSEIRDARELIILDNMIWTEHTTPGPLMWRSREDYLLHAPPGSQLVALQGGELCGYVGFGCPSGMESNRHVCEVNIAVHPRFQRMGIGSRLIAEIRRHAAENGIRKLRLRVLSSNTPALAFYRKCGFEEEGRLREEFYLGGRYVDEIFMSCMLDREE, from the coding sequence GTGCAACGAATTAATAAGGATTCAGTACTCCATATCCGTCTCTCGGAAATCAGGGATGCCCGGGAGCTGATTATTCTTGATAATATGATCTGGACAGAGCATACAACGCCGGGGCCGCTGATGTGGCGCTCCCGGGAGGACTATCTGCTGCATGCACCGCCCGGCTCACAGCTTGTGGCACTGCAAGGCGGAGAGCTATGCGGGTATGTAGGCTTCGGCTGCCCCAGCGGGATGGAGAGCAACCGTCATGTATGCGAGGTTAACATTGCGGTGCATCCGCGGTTTCAGCGGATGGGCATCGGGAGCCGGCTGATAGCCGAGATCAGGCGGCATGCTGCGGAGAACGGCATCCGTAAGCTGCGCCTGCGTGTACTCTCCAGCAACACGCCTGCGCTCGCGTTCTACCGCAAATGCGGATTCGAGGAGGAGGGGCGGCTGCGGGAGGAATTTTACCTCGGCGGACGATATGTGGACGAGATCTTTATGAGCTGCATGCTGGATAGGGAGGAATGA
- a CDS encoding MOSC domain-containing protein: MKVVSLNVGKPKTVDYRGKPLETGIYKLSVSGPASLRREGFDGDGQADLINHGGADKAVCVYPFEHYAFWGEQLGKKLEYAAFGENLTVSGLLETEVCIGDIYEIGTALLQVSQPRFPCFKLSQKHGPADMPARVLSTGYSGFYLRVLREGEIACGDGILKRESGAGGFSVKQVLYSMEHGRRDKTGLAELAGLDSLAAVIRERFRGWLAAWES, translated from the coding sequence ATGAAGGTTGTCTCACTTAATGTAGGCAAGCCGAAGACGGTAGATTACCGCGGCAAACCGCTGGAGACGGGCATCTACAAGCTGTCGGTTTCCGGCCCGGCGTCATTGCGGCGTGAAGGCTTTGACGGGGACGGGCAAGCTGATCTCATCAATCACGGAGGCGCAGACAAGGCGGTCTGTGTCTATCCGTTCGAGCATTATGCCTTTTGGGGGGAGCAGCTGGGCAAGAAGCTGGAATACGCTGCTTTCGGTGAGAATCTTACGGTCAGCGGACTGCTGGAGACCGAGGTATGCATCGGCGATATTTATGAGATCGGCACGGCGCTGCTGCAGGTCAGCCAGCCGCGCTTCCCGTGCTTCAAGCTGTCGCAGAAGCATGGTCCGGCAGATATGCCGGCGCGTGTACTGTCCACCGGATACAGCGGGTTCTACCTACGCGTGCTGCGCGAGGGGGAGATTGCCTGCGGAGACGGAATCCTCAAGCGGGAGAGCGGGGCAGGCGGCTTCTCGGTGAAGCAGGTGCTGTATTCCATGGAGCACGGGCGCAGGGATAAGACAGGGCTTGCCGAGCTTGCCGGGCTGGACAGTCTGGCAGCGGTAATCCGCGAGCGCTTCCGGGGCTGGCTTGCGGCTTGGGAGAGCTAG
- a CDS encoding ABC transporter ATP-binding protein: MNKTQSPRKPGAAMKPFLKLLHETKPSYPLLALALGLSMISTLVGLVIPMFTKNLVDGFSLASVSKLQIAGIAAAFIAQTIAGGVSIYLLNATGQRIVAGLRDRLWRKFLVLPVSYYNENRTGESVSRMTNDTGILKTLISEHLASLFTGVISIAGSISVLLYLNWKMTLVLFTVLPLSALILVPLGRQMYKISKGTQDETAAFTATLSGVLSEIRLVKASGAEQKEYEAGRSGIVNLLSFGIREGKISAMISPLVSFVFMMLLVVIIGYGGMQVSSGALTAGELVAFILYLIQIIMPLTQLTQFFTQLQKAKGASERIIETLAAEEEVYDGVEEAHEDGPVTVDELSFSYKTGERVLDKVSFTMLPGQVTAIVGPSGGGKTTLFSLLERFYEPQGGVIRLGGKPVSLFSLKSWRGRIGYVSQESPLLAGTIAENLGYGLDREISKEELQRAAAMAYADRFIEELPGGYNTDVGERGVKLSGGQRQRIAIARALLRDPRILMLDEATSSLDSQSEAVVQKALGNLMQGRTTIVIAHRLATVVNADQIIFMEKGRITGKGTHEELLRDHALYREFAEQQLQMNTPELPGSGIEEGSTGYGQNTGSGRRSAYPRIGGSLSEG, encoded by the coding sequence ATGAATAAGACTCAAAGCCCGCGTAAGCCGGGGGCGGCAATGAAGCCATTTTTGAAGTTACTGCACGAAACCAAACCATCCTATCCTCTGCTGGCGCTGGCGCTTGGCCTCAGTATGATTTCAACTCTTGTGGGTCTCGTTATTCCGATGTTCACGAAGAATCTGGTGGACGGCTTCTCTCTGGCTTCCGTCAGCAAGCTGCAGATTGCGGGTATTGCCGCGGCCTTCATCGCCCAGACGATTGCCGGCGGAGTCTCGATTTATCTGCTGAATGCTACAGGACAGAGAATTGTCGCCGGACTGCGGGACCGGCTGTGGCGCAAATTCCTGGTACTGCCTGTCTCCTATTATAATGAGAACCGGACAGGAGAAAGTGTCAGCCGCATGACTAATGACACGGGAATTCTTAAGACGCTGATCTCGGAGCATCTGGCCAGCCTGTTCACCGGGGTAATCTCTATTGCCGGGTCGATCTCCGTACTGCTCTATCTGAACTGGAAAATGACGCTGGTGCTGTTCACGGTCCTTCCGCTCTCGGCGCTGATACTGGTGCCGCTGGGCCGGCAGATGTACAAAATATCCAAGGGTACACAGGATGAAACGGCAGCCTTCACGGCTACGCTAAGCGGTGTGCTGTCCGAGATCCGGCTGGTCAAAGCCTCCGGGGCTGAGCAGAAGGAATACGAGGCCGGACGCAGCGGGATTGTGAACCTGCTGTCCTTCGGGATCCGCGAGGGTAAAATCAGTGCGATGATCAGTCCGCTGGTCTCCTTTGTATTCATGATGCTGCTTGTAGTCATCATCGGCTATGGCGGCATGCAGGTATCCTCAGGCGCGCTGACCGCCGGTGAGCTGGTCGCCTTCATTCTGTATCTGATTCAGATTATTATGCCGCTGACCCAGCTGACGCAGTTCTTCACCCAGCTCCAGAAAGCTAAGGGGGCTTCCGAACGGATTATCGAGACGCTCGCAGCCGAGGAAGAAGTGTATGACGGCGTAGAGGAGGCTCATGAGGACGGGCCGGTTACGGTTGATGAGCTCAGCTTCAGCTACAAGACGGGCGAGAGGGTGCTGGATAAGGTAAGCTTTACAATGCTGCCCGGTCAGGTAACGGCAATTGTTGGTCCAAGCGGGGGCGGTAAAACTACATTGTTCTCCCTCCTGGAGCGCTTCTATGAGCCGCAGGGCGGAGTAATCCGGCTGGGCGGCAAGCCGGTATCACTATTCTCCCTGAAATCCTGGCGGGGGCGGATCGGCTATGTCTCACAGGAAAGCCCTCTGCTTGCCGGCACGATTGCCGAGAACCTCGGGTACGGGCTGGACCGTGAGATCAGCAAGGAGGAGCTGCAGCGTGCAGCGGCTATGGCTTACGCCGACCGCTTCATTGAGGAGCTTCCCGGCGGCTATAATACAGATGTTGGTGAACGCGGCGTGAAGCTGTCCGGCGGACAGCGGCAGCGGATTGCCATCGCCAGGGCACTGCTGCGCGATCCCAGGATCCTTATGCTGGATGAAGCAACTTCCAGTCTGGACAGCCAGTCTGAAGCTGTTGTGCAGAAGGCGCTGGGCAATCTGATGCAGGGGCGGACCACGATTGTCATCGCCCACAGGCTCGCTACAGTGGTGAATGCGGACCAGATTATTTTCATGGAGAAGGGCCGGATTACCGGCAAAGGCACACACGAAGAGCTGCTGCGTGATCACGCGCTGTACCGGGAATTTGCGGAGCAGCAGCTGCAGATGAATACGCCGGAGCTTCCGGGCAGTGGCATAGAGGAGGGTTCAACAGGTTATGGCCAAAATACTGGTAGTGGACGACGATCCGCATATCCGCGAATTGGTGGGAGTCTTTCTGAGGGCTGA
- a CDS encoding glutamine--tRNA ligase/YqeY domain fusion protein, whose amino-acid sequence MIIVENQGTPSNFIKNVITEDLRSGKVKEVVTRFPPEPNGYLHIGHAKAIWINFTLADEFGGKTHLRFDDTNPLKEDTEYVNSIQEDVKWLGYEWEELRFASDYFSEMYERAELLIKKGKAYVDDLTAEQIREFRGTLTEPGQNSPYRERGSEESLDLFRRMRAGEFKDGEKVLRAKIDMASPNINLRDPVIYRISHSHHHNTGDAWCIYPMYTFAHPLEDAIESVTHSLCSLEFEDQRPFYDWVIAECEMPAVPRQYEFGRLNLAQTVTSKRKLKLLVDEGHVDGWDDPRMPTISGLRRRGYTPEAIRSFVHETGISKSQGLVDLQMLEHFIREDLKLTVPRTMAVLRPLKVVITNYPEDQTEYFEIENNVENPEMGNRQIPFSREIYIERDDFMEVPPSKYFRLFPGNEVRLKNAYFIKCNDFIKDENGEVVELHCTYDPETRSGSGFTGRKVKGTLHWVDASQAVPAEFRLYEPLISAEAEEAEADTEGLDASEGKPEPTFLDQLNPSSIEILQGFVEPGLKGSVPQDKFQFFRHGYFNVDSRYSSPEHPVFNLVVSLKSSFQPKKG is encoded by the coding sequence TTGATCATTGTGGAGAATCAGGGTACCCCCTCCAATTTCATCAAGAACGTCATTACCGAAGATCTCCGCTCGGGCAAGGTTAAGGAAGTAGTCACCCGCTTTCCGCCGGAGCCGAACGGGTATTTACATATCGGACATGCCAAGGCGATCTGGATTAACTTCACGCTGGCTGATGAATTCGGCGGCAAGACTCACCTGAGATTTGACGACACCAATCCGCTCAAGGAGGACACCGAGTATGTGAACTCCATCCAGGAGGATGTGAAGTGGCTTGGTTATGAATGGGAGGAGCTCCGCTTCGCCTCCGATTATTTCAGCGAGATGTACGAGCGGGCTGAGTTGCTGATCAAGAAAGGCAAAGCCTATGTCGATGATCTTACTGCAGAGCAGATCCGTGAATTCCGGGGAACGCTGACCGAGCCGGGGCAGAACAGCCCTTACCGTGAGCGCGGCAGCGAAGAGAGCCTGGACCTGTTCCGCCGCATGCGGGCAGGCGAATTCAAGGACGGCGAGAAGGTGCTGCGTGCCAAGATTGACATGGCTTCGCCGAACATCAATCTGCGTGACCCGGTCATCTACCGTATTTCCCACTCCCATCACCACAATACCGGCGATGCATGGTGCATTTATCCGATGTACACCTTCGCGCATCCGCTGGAGGATGCTATTGAGAGTGTAACGCATTCCCTGTGCTCCCTGGAGTTTGAGGACCAGCGCCCGTTCTATGACTGGGTTATTGCCGAGTGCGAGATGCCGGCGGTACCTCGCCAGTACGAATTCGGACGGCTGAATCTGGCCCAGACGGTAACAAGCAAACGCAAGCTTAAGCTGCTGGTGGATGAAGGTCATGTGGACGGCTGGGATGATCCGCGTATGCCGACAATTTCCGGACTGCGCCGCCGCGGGTACACCCCGGAAGCGATCCGCAGCTTCGTGCACGAGACCGGTATTTCCAAAAGCCAGGGCCTGGTCGACCTGCAGATGCTGGAGCACTTTATCCGTGAGGATCTGAAGCTGACCGTGCCCCGGACCATGGCTGTGCTGCGGCCGCTGAAGGTGGTCATTACGAATTATCCGGAAGATCAAACCGAATATTTCGAGATTGAGAACAATGTGGAGAACCCGGAAATGGGCAACCGCCAGATTCCGTTCTCCCGTGAAATTTATATTGAACGCGATGACTTCATGGAAGTGCCGCCAAGCAAGTATTTCCGCCTGTTCCCCGGCAACGAAGTACGGCTGAAGAATGCTTATTTCATCAAGTGCAACGACTTCATTAAGGATGAGAACGGTGAGGTTGTAGAGCTGCACTGCACATACGATCCTGAGACCAGAAGCGGCAGCGGGTTCACCGGACGCAAGGTCAAGGGGACACTGCACTGGGTGGATGCCAGCCAGGCGGTACCGGCGGAATTCCGCCTGTATGAGCCGCTGATCTCTGCCGAGGCAGAAGAGGCTGAAGCGGATACCGAAGGCCTGGATGCTTCCGAGGGCAAGCCGGAGCCCACCTTCCTGGACCAGCTGAATCCGTCATCCATTGAGATTCTGCAGGGCTTCGTCGAGCCTGGCCTGAAGGGCAGTGTGCCGCAGGACAAGTTCCAGTTCTTCCGCCACGGCTACTTCAACGTAGACAGCAGATATTCGTCACCGGAGCATCCGGTGTTCAACCTTGTAGTTTCGCTCAAAAGCTCATTCCAGCCTAAGAAAGGCTGA
- a CDS encoding response regulator transcription factor, producing MAKILVVDDDPHIRELVGVFLRAEGMEEVYSAADGLEALRLLEETGADLAIIDVMMPNMDGWELCRELRRHYDFPILMLTAKGETSQIVKGFELGTDDYLVKPFEPPVLIARVRALLKRYQISAAQSVTVGSLRMNRRTYEIVCGDSQITLPLKEFELLFKLASYPGQTLTRDRLIEEIWGYDFEGNERTLDVHVGRLRERFPRDKFGFAIRTIRGLGYRLEGGAE from the coding sequence ATGGCCAAAATACTGGTAGTGGACGACGATCCGCATATCCGCGAATTGGTGGGAGTCTTTCTGAGGGCTGAGGGCATGGAAGAGGTATATAGCGCTGCTGATGGTCTGGAGGCGCTGCGGCTGCTTGAAGAGACAGGGGCGGATCTGGCAATCATTGACGTCATGATGCCGAATATGGACGGCTGGGAGCTGTGCCGGGAGCTGCGCAGACACTATGACTTCCCGATTCTGATGCTGACGGCTAAAGGCGAAACCTCGCAGATTGTCAAAGGCTTTGAGCTGGGGACAGACGACTATCTGGTCAAGCCGTTTGAGCCGCCGGTGCTGATCGCCAGAGTCAGGGCGCTGCTGAAGCGGTATCAGATTTCGGCAGCCCAGAGCGTAACGGTCGGCAGCCTGCGGATGAACCGCAGAACCTATGAGATTGTTTGCGGCGACAGCCAAATCACATTGCCGCTTAAGGAGTTCGAGCTGCTGTTCAAGCTGGCCAGCTATCCGGGGCAGACGCTGACGCGCGACCGGCTGATCGAAGAGATCTGGGGGTATGATTTCGAGGGCAATGAACGGACGCTGGATGTGCATGTGGGGCGTCTGCGTGAGCGGTTCCCCCGGGACAAATTCGGATTCGCCATCCGTACCATCCGGGGGCTAGGCTACCGGCTGGAGGGGGGAGCAGAATGA